The following coding sequences lie in one Mercenaria mercenaria strain notata chromosome 5, MADL_Memer_1, whole genome shotgun sequence genomic window:
- the LOC123557700 gene encoding uncharacterized protein LOC123557700: MGNILPVPVSDTSNPKRYVQHQQNDDTPTRSQQPGKAPPPRPPRPPSRSNSTDEMVDNIDKHLTDLNESVRTLKGGKPSETKPQLLKMMSRTERDLHNLNQQMQKEGKSIFYTFPEEDKEILQEVLSENENLNTQIVDLKAKVEAESKKTQKFRQKSKTLKASLITEKKNTEKIEAENTKLLLRCAETNIDKQKFQS; this comes from the exons GGGTAACATACTTCCTGTACCCGTGTCAGACACGTCAAATCCTAAAAGGTATGTTCAGCATCAGCAGAATGACGATACACCAACCAGATCACAACAGCCTGGCAAAGCACCACCACCGCGTCCTCCTAGACCACCCAGTCGTTCTAACTCAACTGATGAAATGGTTGACAATATTGACAAACATCTTACAGACTTGAATGAAAGCGTAAGGACATTAAAAGGAGGCAAGCCATCAGAAACGAAACCACAGCTGTTAAAAATGATGTCTCGGACTGAAAGAGATTTGCACAACCTGAATCAGCAAATG caaaaagaaggaaaatcgatattttacacatTCCCAGAGGAAGACAAGGAGATACTACAAGAGGTGTTATCAGAAAACGAAAACCTTAATACGCAAATCGTTGATCTGAAAGCAAAAGTAGAAGCAGAAAGTAAAAAGACACAAAAGTTTCGACAGAAAAGCAAAACTCTAAAGGCTTCTTTAATAACCGagaagaaaaatacagaaaagatTGAAgcagaaaatacaaaattattgctGCG TTGTGCCGAGacaaatattgacaaacagaAGTTTCAATCATGA